One window of Triticum dicoccoides isolate Atlit2015 ecotype Zavitan chromosome 5A, WEW_v2.0, whole genome shotgun sequence genomic DNA carries:
- the LOC119297238 gene encoding ervatamin-B-like, whose translation MAPIHSSRRLKGALLALALVAAAVLADVAAARGVHIVAARHELWMAEFARAYADAEEKLSRQEVFAANARHVDAVNRAGDRTYTLGLNQFSDLTDDEFLEMHLGYRHQRGADKAPVAAVNMSKAAAGQFQDTPDSMDWRAQGAVTQVKNQLSCGSCWAFAAVAATEGLVKIATGDLISMSEQQVLDCTGGANTCNAGDINAALRYVAASGGLQPEAAYAYNGQQGACRSGGVMPNSVASVGAPRWATLYGDEGALQELAASQPVAVGVEASDPDFRHYMSGVYSGSSSCGQRLNHAVTVVGYGADGSGQEYWVVKNQWGTGWGEAGYMRLSRGNGANCGIATYAYYPTMDS comes from the exons ATGGCGCCGATTCACAGCTCGCGCCGCCTCAAGGGCGCACTGCTCGCGCTCGCGCTCGTGGCCGCCGCTGTCCTCGCCGACGTCGCCGCGGCGCGAGGGGTGCACATCGTGGCCGCCAGGCACGAGCTGTGGATGGCCGAGTTCGCGCGCGCGTACGCGGACGCTGAAGAGAAACTGAGCCGGCAGGAGGTGTTCGCGGCCAACGCGCGGCACGTCGACGCTGTCAACCGGGCGGGCGACCGGACGTACACGCTCGGGCTCAACCAGTTCTCCGACCTCACCGACGACGAGTTCCTCGAGATGCACCTCGGCTACCGTCACCAGCGCGGCGCGGACAAGGCGCCGGTGGCAGCGGTGAACATGTCCAAGGCTGCCGCTGGCCAGTTCCAGGACACGCCGGACAGCATGGACTGGAGGGCCCAGGGTGCCGTCACCCAAGTCAAGAACCAGCTCTCCTGCG GGAGTTGCTGGGCGttcgcggcggtggcggcgacggaggggctcgtgaagatcgccaCCGGCGACCTCATCTCCATGTCGGAGCAGCAGGTGCTCGACTGCACGGGCGGCGCCAACACCTGCAACGCCGGCGACATCAACGCCGCGCTGCGCTACGTCGCCGCGAGCGGCGGCCTGCAGCCGGAGGCAGCCTACGCGTACAACGGCCAGCAGGGCGCGTGCCGCAGCGGCGGCGTCATGCCAAACTCGGTCGCCTCCGTCGGCGCGCCGCGGTGGGCGACCCTGTACGGCGATGAGGGCGCGTTGCAGGAGCTCGCGGCCAGCCAGCCGGTGGCCGTGGGCGTGGAGGCATCGGACCCTGACTTCCGGCACTACATGAGCGGCGTGTACTCCGGTAGCTCGTCGTGCGGGCAGAGGCTGAACCACGCCGTGACGGTGGTGGGCTACGGGGCGGACGGCAGCGGGCAGGAGTACTGGGTAGTGAAGAACCAGTGGGGGACGGGATGGGGCGAGGCGGGCTACATGCGCCTCTCGCGCGGGAACGGCGCCAACTGCGGCATCGCCACCTACGCCTACTACCCGACCATGGACAGCTAA